Proteins encoded within one genomic window of Tabrizicola piscis:
- the cobN gene encoding cobaltochelatase subunit CobN codes for MHVVFRESHGLEETEAPFDPGQDPADLVVLSFSDSDLGAFIAGYERAQKLGTGYPTVRLANIIALKHPISVDTYVERTLSGAKAILIRLIGGEAYWPYGLATIQDLARRQGMALAILPADGRPDPRLDELSTLPISTLRRLQALCDEGGAVAAQAALAQLALAAGLYAGPVLGDKTVPQMGFYDPERGVIAASDVLNTRPGLDPGPRPAPVMPSATSGPGSSPGRDPFEPEAQDATPHASPPPLWGGAGGGGLPATKGPVLVTFYRSYLTAGDTAPIDALIDALRAAGFAAYGAFAPSLKAPGVGDWLRAHLAACPPVAILNATAFSAQGADGSTPFDGADCPAFQVALSTARRRDWVASDRGLSPADLAMHVVLPEVDGRLFAGLISHKSPGKRHPDLQFSRFAHRADAARIRAVVDRVTAWHHLATTPAADRQLALILSTYPGRAHQMAHAVGLDALASTETLLSTLAAEGYGVTEGAPLPQALTETLTWPLADYLTALDTLPEPLRQTLTEAWGDPAADPSVKQGQFHFPATRRGQVLVALQPERGDVQTRDGDYHDLSRTPRHAYVAFYLWLRAQGVHALLHMGAHGTLEWLPGKSVALGDTCWPEALIGPTPVIYPFIVNDPGEAAQAKRRIGAVTLGHLPPPMVASALPPALATLERLLDEYSTADGLDPARRTRLIASIQDEARASGVADDLGLAKDATPAETITRIDRFVCDIKESQFGHGLHIFGEGQGERDGLLRALNGRRVPPGPAGSPNRGRCDVLPTGRNLFSVDPRAVPSRNAHAQGVKLAAELVRRHLQDHGDYPRGLVVDLWGSATMRTSGEEFAMALHLAGLVPKWDEGSARVSGFEILPLAILGRPRIDVTLRVSGLFRDVFPTLAQLFEAGAEALSQRDETPEDNPYTLRAPRVFGPQPGQYGLGMGTAADTFTAEARAAAGEAWLNASSWAIGTDGQSTENRKGLEARVLNADAFVHAQDLPETDVLMASDYAAHAAGFAAAVARLGGQTPSLYHLDATRPDDPRARTLTEEIARTVRARAANPLWAEGMMAHGYRGAAEIAATLDHMAAFAHLAQVVPPHLFDLYHDATLGREDVRAFLAQENPQALAAMEDLFRRLRDAGLWQTRRNSIAATLDGAA; via the coding sequence ATGCACGTCGTCTTCCGTGAAAGCCACGGGCTGGAGGAAACCGAAGCCCCCTTCGACCCCGGTCAGGACCCCGCCGATCTGGTGGTGCTGTCCTTTTCCGACAGCGATCTCGGGGCCTTCATTGCGGGCTATGAGCGGGCGCAGAAACTGGGCACCGGGTATCCTACGGTGCGACTGGCCAACATCATTGCGCTGAAGCACCCGATTTCCGTCGACACCTATGTCGAGAGGACACTGTCCGGTGCCAAGGCGATCCTCATCCGCCTGATCGGCGGCGAGGCCTATTGGCCCTATGGCCTTGCCACCATTCAGGACCTTGCCCGTCGTCAGGGCATGGCGCTGGCGATCCTGCCCGCCGATGGCCGCCCCGACCCCCGGCTGGATGAGCTGTCGACGCTGCCGATCTCGACCCTGCGCCGCTTGCAGGCGCTGTGTGATGAGGGCGGGGCGGTCGCCGCGCAGGCCGCCTTGGCGCAGCTGGCCTTGGCCGCGGGGCTTTATGCCGGTCCGGTTCTGGGCGACAAGACCGTGCCGCAGATGGGGTTCTATGACCCGGAGCGTGGGGTGATCGCCGCATCGGACGTCTTGAACACCCGTCCCGGGCTTGACCCGGGACCTCGGCCCGCGCCTGTCATGCCCTCCGCAACGAGTGGTCCCGGGTCAAGCCCGGGACGCGATCCCTTTGAACCAGAAGCTCAGGACGCCACACCCCACGCCTCCCCTCCCCCTCTGTGGGGAGGGGCTGGGGGTGGGGGGCTGCCCGCAACCAAAGGCCCGGTCCTCGTCACCTTCTACCGCAGCTACCTGACCGCAGGCGACACCGCGCCGATTGACGCGCTGATTGACGCCCTGCGCGCTGCAGGCTTCGCCGCCTATGGTGCTTTCGCCCCCAGCCTGAAGGCCCCGGGTGTGGGCGACTGGCTGCGCGCGCATCTGGCCGCCTGTCCGCCGGTTGCCATCCTCAACGCCACTGCCTTTTCGGCGCAAGGGGCAGACGGTTCCACCCCGTTTGACGGTGCCGATTGCCCGGCGTTTCAGGTCGCCCTTTCCACCGCCCGCCGCCGCGACTGGGTGGCGTCCGACCGGGGGCTGTCGCCTGCCGACCTTGCCATGCACGTCGTGCTGCCCGAGGTGGATGGTCGCCTGTTCGCCGGTCTCATCAGCCACAAATCCCCTGGCAAGCGCCACCCTGACCTGCAATTTTCGCGCTTCGCCCACCGCGCTGATGCTGCGCGGATCAGGGCCGTGGTTGATCGTGTCACGGCGTGGCACCACCTTGCCACGACCCCCGCCGCTGACCGGCAGTTGGCCCTGATCCTGTCCACCTACCCCGGTCGGGCGCATCAGATGGCCCATGCCGTTGGTCTTGACGCCCTCGCCTCGACCGAAACGCTCCTGTCGACCCTCGCTGCCGAAGGGTACGGGGTCACCGAAGGCGCCCCCCTGCCTCAGGCGCTGACCGAGACCCTGACCTGGCCGCTGGCGGATTACCTCACCGCGCTGGACACCCTGCCAGAGCCCCTGCGCCAGACGCTGACCGAAGCCTGGGGCGACCCCGCCGCCGACCCATCCGTCAAGCAAGGGCAGTTCCACTTCCCCGCCACCCGTCGCGGCCAGGTCCTTGTCGCCCTCCAACCTGAACGCGGCGACGTCCAGACCCGCGACGGCGACTACCATGACCTGTCGCGTACCCCGCGCCACGCCTATGTCGCCTTCTACCTCTGGCTCCGCGCCCAAGGTGTCCACGCCCTGCTCCACATGGGCGCGCATGGCACGCTGGAATGGCTGCCCGGCAAATCCGTCGCCCTTGGTGATACCTGCTGGCCCGAAGCCCTGATCGGCCCCACCCCTGTCATCTACCCCTTCATCGTCAACGACCCGGGTGAGGCGGCACAGGCCAAGCGCCGGATCGGGGCTGTTACCCTTGGCCACCTGCCACCCCCCATGGTCGCCAGCGCCCTGCCCCCCGCCCTCGCGACGCTGGAGCGTCTCTTGGACGAATACTCCACCGCCGACGGCCTTGACCCCGCCCGCCGCACCCGCCTGATCGCGTCCATTCAGGATGAGGCCCGGGCGTCCGGTGTCGCGGATGACCTCGGGCTGGCCAAAGACGCCACCCCGGCTGAAACCATCACCCGGATTGACCGTTTCGTCTGTGACATCAAGGAAAGCCAGTTCGGCCACGGCCTGCACATCTTCGGCGAAGGGCAGGGGGAGCGGGACGGCCTTCTGCGCGCGCTGAACGGCCGCCGCGTGCCCCCCGGACCCGCAGGTTCCCCCAACCGGGGCCGCTGTGATGTGCTGCCCACCGGCCGCAACCTCTTTTCCGTCGACCCGCGCGCCGTGCCGTCGCGCAATGCCCATGCGCAGGGCGTCAAGCTGGCCGCGGAGCTGGTCCGCCGCCACCTGCAAGACCACGGCGACTATCCGCGCGGGCTGGTGGTGGACCTGTGGGGCAGTGCCACAATGCGCACCAGCGGGGAGGAATTCGCGATGGCCCTCCACCTTGCCGGCCTTGTCCCGAAATGGGACGAAGGTTCGGCACGAGTGTCGGGCTTCGAAATCCTCCCCCTCGCAATCCTCGGCAGGCCAAGGATCGACGTCACCCTGCGCGTCTCGGGCCTGTTCCGTGATGTCTTCCCCACCCTCGCCCAACTGTTCGAAGCCGGGGCAGAGGCGCTGTCCCAGCGTGACGAAACGCCCGAGGACAACCCCTACACCCTGCGCGCCCCCCGCGTCTTCGGCCCGCAGCCGGGGCAATACGGCCTTGGCATGGGCACCGCCGCCGATACCTTCACTGCCGAAGCCCGCGCTGCTGCCGGCGAAGCCTGGCTGAACGCGTCAAGCTGGGCCATCGGCACCGACGGCCAATCCACCGAAAACCGCAAGGGCCTTGAAGCGCGGGTCCTGAACGCCGATGCCTTCGTCCATGCCCAGGACCTGCCCGAAACCGATGTGCTCATGGCCTCCGACTATGCGGCACATGCGGCAGGCTTTGCCGCCGCCGTGGCCCGCCTTGGCGGCCAGACGCCAAGCCTCTACCACCTCGACGCCACCCGCCCCGACGATCCGCGTGCCCGCACCCTGACCGAGGAAATCGCCCGCACCGTCCGCGCCCGCGCCGCCAATCCCCTTTGGGCGGAGGGCATGATGGCCCACGGCTACCGCGGGGCCGCCGAAATCGCCGCCACGCTGGACCACATGGCCGCCTTTGCCCACCTCGCCCAGGTTGTGCCGCCGCACCTTTTCGACCTCTACCACGACGCCACCCTTGGCCGCGAAGACGTCCGCGCCTTCCTCGCGCAGGAAAACCCGCAGGCACTTGCCGCCATGGAAGACCTTTTCCGCCGCCTGCGCGACGCCGGCCTCTGGCAGACCCGCCGCAACTCCATCGCAGCCACGCTGGACGGTGCCGCATGA
- the cobG gene encoding precorrin-3B synthase: MTAAPEIKGWCPGALRPMLSGDGLVVRIRPPFGSLTPAQAAAIAEAAQTHGNGIIDLSARANLQLRGVTQASHPKLIDDLSAQSLIDPDIETESLRNLIVTPFLDAETAVLAATLTATLTRMPRLPGKFGFALDTGPRPVLTAASADIRVERAADGRLILRPDGLPFGKPITDLAADTLALADWFLASGGVTNGRGRMAALIARGIIPPGCDTAPATPLPQPEPGLHPDGALVALAFGQMQAETLSALAALGHEIRLTPWRMLLLVGATRLPELPGLVTDPADPILRVTACTGAPGCPQALGETRALARSLAARLPEGKSLHVSGCTKGCAHPGVSDLTLVATARGYDLVHGGTAQDTPSHRALMPSAIPDHLPDHTKAPNAPPL, encoded by the coding sequence ATGACCGCTGCGCCTGAAATCAAGGGCTGGTGCCCCGGTGCCCTGCGCCCGATGCTGTCCGGTGACGGTCTTGTCGTGCGCATCCGTCCGCCGTTTGGCAGCCTGACCCCGGCGCAAGCCGCTGCTATCGCAGAAGCCGCCCAAACCCATGGCAATGGGATCATCGACCTCTCCGCCCGCGCCAACCTGCAACTCCGCGGCGTGACTCAGGCGTCGCACCCCAAGCTTATTGACGACCTCAGCGCCCAAAGCCTCATCGACCCTGATATCGAGACCGAAAGCCTTCGCAATCTCATTGTCACGCCCTTTCTTGACGCTGAAACCGCCGTCCTTGCCGCCACCCTGACCGCCACGCTGACACGGATGCCCCGCCTTCCGGGCAAGTTCGGCTTCGCGCTGGACACCGGCCCGCGCCCGGTGCTGACGGCTGCGTCTGCCGACATCCGGGTGGAGCGGGCGGCGGATGGGCGGCTGATCCTGCGGCCGGATGGCCTGCCCTTTGGCAAGCCCATCACTGACCTCGCCGCCGACACGCTGGCGCTGGCGGACTGGTTCCTTGCCTCGGGCGGTGTCACCAATGGGCGCGGCCGGATGGCGGCGCTGATTGCCCGTGGCATCATCCCGCCCGGCTGCGACACCGCCCCGGCCACCCCGCTGCCGCAACCGGAACCGGGCCTGCACCCCGATGGGGCGCTGGTGGCTCTTGCCTTTGGACAGATGCAGGCCGAAACCCTGTCGGCCCTCGCCGCCCTTGGCCATGAGATCCGCCTGACACCCTGGCGCATGCTGCTTCTGGTCGGGGCCACACGCCTGCCGGAGCTTCCCGGTCTTGTCACCGATCCCGCCGACCCGATCCTGCGTGTCACCGCCTGTACCGGTGCGCCCGGCTGCCCGCAGGCGCTGGGCGAGACGCGGGCCCTGGCCCGCAGCCTTGCAGCACGTCTGCCGGAGGGGAAAAGCCTCCACGTTTCGGGGTGCACCAAGGGCTGCGCGCATCCGGGTGTCTCGGACCTGACGCTGGTCGCCACTGCCAGGGGCTATGACCTTGTGCACGGCGGCACCGCGCAGGATACCCCTTCGCATCGCGCCCTGATGCCATCTGCGATTCCAGATCACCTGCCCGACCATACGAAGGCCCCAAATGCCCCACCTCTATGA
- a CDS encoding precorrin-8X methylmutase, producing the protein MPHLYETDGAAIYLQSFAMIRAEAALARFTPEEEIVAVRMIHAAGMVDLAPHIQFSPGMAIAARAALEAGAPILCDVRMVSEGITKKRLPAENRIICTLQDPAVPALAASMGNTRSAAAVELWRPYLQGAVVAIGNAPTALFHLLNMLEDPACPRPAAIVGCPVGFVGAAESKDALMAAPPVPSVIVKGRLGGSAITVAAINALASRKE; encoded by the coding sequence ATGCCCCACCTCTATGAAACCGACGGCGCAGCGATCTATCTGCAATCCTTCGCCATGATCCGGGCCGAGGCCGCCCTTGCCCGCTTCACCCCCGAGGAAGAGATCGTCGCCGTCCGCATGATCCACGCCGCCGGAATGGTGGATCTTGCCCCCCATATCCAGTTTTCCCCCGGCATGGCGATTGCCGCCCGCGCAGCGCTGGAGGCTGGCGCGCCAATCCTGTGCGACGTCCGCATGGTCAGCGAAGGCATCACTAAAAAGCGCCTGCCCGCCGAAAACCGGATCATCTGCACCTTGCAGGATCCCGCCGTACCGGCACTTGCCGCCAGTATGGGGAACACCCGATCGGCTGCCGCGGTCGAGCTTTGGCGGCCTTACCTGCAGGGGGCGGTGGTGGCCATCGGCAACGCGCCCACGGCGCTGTTCCACTTGCTCAACATGCTGGAAGATCCCGCCTGTCCCCGGCCTGCCGCGATTGTCGGTTGTCCGGTTGGCTTTGTTGGCGCGGCGGAATCCAAGGATGCGCTGATGGCTGCCCCGCCGGTGCCGTCGGTCATCGTGAAGGGCCGCCTTGGCGGGTCGGCGATCACCGTGGCCGCGATCAACGCGCTTGCGAGCCGGAAGGAATGA
- a CDS encoding precorrin-2 C(20)-methyltransferase — translation MTMAPISGKVICAGLGPGDPDLMSLRAARVIGSARHIAYFRKEGRAGQARRIVEGMLHPEAVEYPMEYPVTTELPFDSPEYTDALARFYDDWANRLAALAATEDVVVLCEGDPFFYGSFMHLHSRLQGRVPVEVIPGITGMTGCWHATDTPITWGDDVLTVLMGTLPEEDLVRHMANADALVVMKTGRNLPRVRRALERVGRLDAAWLVERGTMPNQRVARLVDVDASDCPYFAIVLVHGHGRRPELPE, via the coding sequence ATGACCATGGCCCCGATCAGCGGCAAGGTCATCTGTGCGGGCCTCGGCCCCGGTGATCCCGACCTGATGAGCCTGCGCGCCGCGCGGGTGATCGGGTCGGCCCGCCACATCGCCTATTTCCGCAAGGAAGGCCGTGCCGGGCAGGCCCGCCGGATCGTCGAGGGGATGCTGCACCCGGAGGCCGTCGAATACCCGATGGAATATCCGGTCACGACCGAGCTTCCCTTTGACAGCCCGGAATACACCGACGCTCTGGCGCGGTTCTATGACGACTGGGCGAACCGGCTTGCAGCCTTGGCCGCGACCGAGGATGTGGTGGTCCTGTGTGAGGGCGACCCGTTCTTTTACGGCAGCTTCATGCACCTGCATTCCCGCCTGCAGGGCCGGGTGCCGGTCGAGGTGATCCCCGGCATCACCGGGATGACCGGCTGCTGGCACGCGACCGACACGCCGATCACCTGGGGCGATGACGTGCTGACCGTGCTGATGGGCACCCTGCCGGAGGAGGACCTCGTCCGCCACATGGCCAATGCCGACGCGCTGGTCGTGATGAAAACCGGCCGCAACCTGCCCCGCGTCCGTCGCGCGCTGGAGCGGGTGGGGCGGCTTGACGCCGCCTGGCTGGTGGAACGCGGGACGATGCCGAACCAGCGTGTGGCACGGTTGGTGGATGTGGATGCCTCCGACTGCCCCTATTTCGCGATCGTCCTCGTCCATGGTCATGGACGTCGTCCGGAGTTGCCGGAATGA
- the cobJ gene encoding precorrin-3B C(17)-methyltransferase, with product MTGSLVIAGLGPGAEALVTPEVTTALAAATDVVGYIPYVARVAPRPGLMLHPSDNRVELDRARAALEMAAAGKRVVVVSSGDPGVFAMASAVFEALEGREDWQALDIRVLPGITAMLAAAAAAGAPLGHDFCCINLSDNLKPWEVIETRLRHAARADFAMAFYNPRSASRPEGFAKALDVLRAECGADRLITFARAVSTPDQRIVTVTLGEALPEMADMRTVVIVGNSATRRVGRFVYSPRSAG from the coding sequence ATGACCGGGTCATTGGTCATTGCGGGCCTTGGGCCGGGGGCGGAGGCTTTGGTCACGCCAGAGGTCACGACGGCACTTGCGGCGGCGACGGATGTGGTCGGCTACATCCCCTATGTGGCGCGGGTGGCCCCTCGGCCCGGGCTGATGCTGCATCCGTCCGATAACCGGGTGGAGCTTGACCGTGCGCGGGCGGCGCTGGAGATGGCAGCGGCGGGCAAGCGCGTGGTTGTCGTCTCATCCGGCGATCCTGGGGTGTTTGCGATGGCCTCAGCGGTGTTTGAGGCACTGGAGGGGCGGGAGGACTGGCAGGCGCTGGACATTCGGGTGCTGCCGGGGATCACCGCGATGCTGGCGGCGGCGGCGGCGGCGGGGGCGCCCTTGGGTCATGATTTCTGCTGCATCAACCTGTCGGACAACCTGAAACCCTGGGAGGTGATCGAGACCCGGCTGCGCCACGCCGCCCGGGCCGACTTTGCGATGGCCTTCTACAACCCCCGCTCGGCCAGCCGCCCTGAGGGGTTTGCGAAGGCGCTGGACGTGCTGCGGGCCGAATGTGGGGCGGATCGGCTGATCACCTTCGCGCGCGCCGTATCCACCCCCGATCAGCGGATCGTCACGGTTACCCTTGGCGAAGCACTGCCCGAGATGGCGGATATGCGCACGGTGGTGATCGTCGGCAATTCCGCCACCCGCCGGGTCGGGCGCTTTGTCTATTCGCCAAGGAGTGCTGGATGA